The following are encoded together in the Rhizoctonia solani chromosome 10, complete sequence genome:
- a CDS encoding Retrotransposable element Tf2 protein, with the protein MFVKKADGSLRLVVDYWKLNDVTHKNIYLLPRQDNLMAKLRHAKLFTKLDLRWGYNNVWIREGDEWKTAFRTKYRLFKYLVMPFGVTNAPAAFQHFMNNLFRDLIDVTMVIYLDNILIFSEKLEEHPDHIREVLSKLMKNQLFCKLSKCHFHVTTVDYLGIVISPSRFSMDQKKIKAVTSGPQPQMVKQVQAFLGFVNYLQ; encoded by the coding sequence atgtttgtaaagaaggcagatggttccctcagactggttgttgactattGGAAACTCAATGATGTCACCCACAAAAACATTTACCTGCTTCCTAGGCAAGAcaatctcatggccaaactcagGCATGCAAAACTATTCACAAAATTGGATTTGCgttggggatacaacaatgttTGGATCAgagaaggtgatgaatggaagacagctttTAGAACCAAATACAGGCTATTCAAATACCTagtaatgccttttggtGTTACCAATGCACcagctgccttccaacattttatgaacaaccTATTCAGAGATCTGATTGATGTCACCATGgtcatttacttggacaatatcctgatcttctctGAAAAACTGGAAGAGCACCCAGACCACATCAGAGAAGTACTATCCAAACTTATgaaaaaccagttgttctgtaaactgtcaaaatgccatttccatgtTACCACAGTGGACTATCTGGGTATTGTCATCTCTCCCAGCagattctccatggaccaaaagaaaatCAAGGCTGTCACATCTGGGCCCCAACCCCAAATGGTCAAACAAGTACAGGCATTTTTAGGATTTGTTAACTACCTCCAGTaa
- a CDS encoding Retrotransposon-derived protein PEG10: MATRSRSSACPQSPLNQGELGPTLPATAVEPTDLKPEVYGEVSLSQAISLILGLQNQVLRLERELKETKEAAKEAQDWMGAVDQALTRIEARGGALHTPEDRKPPAVEATPRPLSKTNPLPAPSAPLITWANPTRAPPAFAQPTPVQASPRSYTPPPPLPIQLRSPQVPQPAVPVAAYQAPVKVDHPDAYMGKIGNKARQWLTRMLAWVRLNQRMFPTDQEVLSFLLMNMKDVAGAWAHPHLNQLGSHRALIQTVDKFRTEFLAAFGNPDATQAAEQQITQLTQTGTCAEYITKFRTIAMDLDWNNTALCGQFARSLLL; encoded by the coding sequence atggcaacccgttcccggagcTCCGCTTgtccccaatcccctctcaatcaaggagagctgggacccactcttccggcaaccgcTGTTGAGCCAACAGACCTCAAACCAGAGGTCtatggggaagtctccctcagccaagcaatctcccttatcctgggattgcaaaaccaagtcctccggctcgagcgggaactcaaggaaaccaaggaagcagcaaaggaagcccaagactggatgggagcagttgaccaagccctcactcgcattgaggctaggggtggagccctgcacacaccagaagaccggaaacctccggcagttgaggccacgcccaggcccttatcaaaaaccaaccctcttccagcgcctagtgcgcccctcatcACCTGGGCCAACCCTACCAGAGCTCCCCCCGCCTTTGCTCAGCCTACTCCAGTCCAGGCCTCCCCAAGAagctatactccccctccgcctTTGCCTATCCAACTCCGTTCCCCtcaagtcccacaaccagCGGTCCCTGTAGCCGCTTATCAAGCCCCAGTTAAggtggaccaccctgacgcctatatggggaagatagggaacaaagcccgccaGTGGCTCACACGGATgctggcatgggtacgtctaaaccaacggatgttccccacggatcaggaggtcctgtcattcctcctgatgaacatgaaggacgtagcaggtgcctgggctcacccccatctcaatcaacttgggtcccacagggcccttaTCCAAACAGTTGACAAATTCAGaacggagttcttggctgcatttggaaACCCAGATGCCACGCAAGCCGCTGAGCAGCAAATTACACaacttactcagacaggaacctgtgctgagtatatcacaaagtttaggaccattgccatggacctagactggaacaacacCGCCCTTTGTGGGCAATTCGCACGCAGCctcctgttgtag
- a CDS encoding Retrotransposable element Tf2 protein gives MATRSRPPSQTRSPINQGDLGPFLPSAAPVELGEVSLERVTRLLLGLLGQVKRLKREVGEIKEAGIKTRTNVKNISQAVNVVKDGLRSLQLHGPRTPEDTKPPVVEATPRPLSKVDPIGLTSRVLFWPKPSKGLPIFAQPTPVRAVPPQVPSPSLSLHLQSPIGASAPPPPAPIAAYPAPVKVDHPDAYTGKIGSKAKQWLTRMLAWTRLNSCMFPTDQEVLSFLLMNMKDSAGAWAHPHLDQLGSHRAIIQTVEGFKLEFLAAFGDPDATRAAERKITTLTQSGTCADYITKFRTLAMELDWNNAALRGQFARGLHWEVSRQIATRKHRPQTLLELQNAALVIDNALRKERASHPPRDNKPSRPSNPTRGTSTGQATSGSKKLSNNPNFVSEEEQNRRRAAGTCIKCGKMGHKFAECRTGWKATPIEDKGKAKETAKIGKDSKYQLGKDNNRISPLFTISIKPERQAEHLEVLIDSGTTSSFLHPRTAETLCLPLIDLPSPRTVTMLDGLSPQAGKIWKKANLTFSLDGKKMTKTFLICNTGSHAAILGLKWLDAHNPEIDWNAQTLSFPHTPPEHVVIAKEEEADQKPLEGVPLEYHQYAKVFGEEEFNKLPPHRHYDIGIELTEEGPLNLPLYSMTNAESATLKDWLRDELKAGKIRPSKSSISSPVMFVPKKDGSRCLVVDYRRLNNRTKKNVYPLPRPNNLMAQLRGAKVFTKLDLRWGYNNVRVKEGDKWKTAFQTKYGLYKSLVMTFGLTNAPAAFQHFMNKLFKDLLDVCVIIYLDDILIYSKDDASHAKHVHKVLKRLMDNQLFCKASKCTFHVTSVEYLGIIVSNKGFSLDKLKIQAVQEWPTPTKVKEVQSFLGFANFLRQFVANFSHMARPLHNLVKKDTVWNWGPKEQEAFQNLKDSITNAPVLCHADPTKPYFLETDASGAALGSILSQRQGDGRLHPLGFLSESFKGAEQNYDTHNKELLAIIRSFEYWRIFLEGTVHPITVFTDHRNLEYWKESRTFNQRHARWHLLLAGYNFQIVYCPGKQSGKPDALSRQSNHADVPPANQTMLPDPVFANIAVVTPEKEIQRLIGAALDQDESLEEILQFLQNKSKAPPSIKRAFKDYQMEAGLLFYQGQIVVPDVGTLRTDLLQIFHDSPLAGHPGRQRTLELLSCNYYWPGIRADTYWHVDSCETCQQIRKPKYTSIPPQPLELPTRPWQHVSYDMIVDLPRDGNHDSILVIVDSFTKYGIFVKCSKKLKAPKLAELFLEHVWKRHGMPEKTISNRGRVFNNIFLRALYKRLGIDPHFSLAYHPQSDGQTEQVNPSIKHFLRAYSGVNQRDWAKWLPMAEFVYNNAVHSSTGKTPFKALYGWEPTLTPSNVPTDVPEADDLAQTMEAQWNKVESALRQSKQQMTAGEDRSPTEFEIGEEVWLDAKNVNLKTLSPKLTEQRLGPFKVTKKISNRAYRLELPPTMRIHNVFYVGLLSKVKRDKTRAFENRPPPVTVDGEEEYEVEGITNAEERNGKWFFRVKWKGYGSEENTWEPRENLKNAEKILEKYEKDMRKKALGAAKALRGGAVS, from the exons atggcaacccgttcccggccaCCCTCTCAAACCCGCTCCCCTATCAATCAAGGGGacctgggacccttccttccgtCAGCCGCCCCTGTTGAGCTTGGGGAAGTATCCCTTGAGCGCGTCacacgcctcctccttggcctccttggccaagtcaaacgcCTCAAACGGGAAGTTGGGGAAATCAAAGAAGCAGGGATCAAGACCCGCACCAACGTCAAAAATATATCCCAAGCcgtcaatgttgtcaaggatgggcttagaagcctccagctccacgGGCCCCGGACCCCAGAGGATACCAAGCCCCCGgtcgtggaagcaacgccacgccccctatcAAAAGTCGACCCTATTGGATTGACTAGTCGGGTCTTGTTCTGGCCCAAACCATCCAAAGGGCTCCCCAtctttgcccaacccactcccgTACGAGCAGtgcccccgcaagtcccatctccctcTCTATCTTTGCATCTCCAATCCCCGATTGGAGCatctgcccctccacctccggctccaattgccgcctatcctgccccagtcaaagtagaccacccagatgcctatacaggcaaaattgggagcaaagccaaacaatggcttaCAAGGATGCTGGCTTGGACCCGGTTGAACTCCTGCATGTTCCCTACGGACCAAGAGGtcctatccttcctcctaatgaacatgaaggattccgcgggagcatgggcccaccctcaccttgaccagcttggatcacaccgAGCAATCATTCAAACGGTCGAGGGATTCAAATTGgagttcctggcagcattcggcgaccctgacgccacaagggccgctgaGCGGAAGATCACTACTCTCACCCAGTCTGGCACATGCGCAgactatatcacaaagttcagaaccctggcaatggaactggactggaacaacgcggccctcagaggccagtttgcccgtggcctccactgggaggtcagccgccaaattgcaACCCGCAAACACCGGCCCCAAacactccttgagctgcagaacgcagcactcgtcattgacaacgctctccgcaaagagcgtgctagccacccaccaagggataataagcctagcagaccatccaaccccacaagggggacaagtaccggccaagccacatccggttcaaagaaactctccaacaatcccaactttgtgtcggaagaggaacaaaatcgccgccgcgccgctggcacttgcatcaaatgcggcaaaatgggccataagtttgcggaatgccgcactggctggaaggctacccctattgaggacaaagggaaagccaaggaaactgccaaaattggcaaagactccaagtaccaattgggaaaaga taacaatagaatatccccactcttcacaatttcaattaaGCCAGAGAGACAAGCGGAACatttagaagtcctgatagactcaggcacAACATCTTCATTCCTCCACCCTCGTACCGCAGAAACACTCTGTCTTCCCCTCATAGACCTTCCTTCACCCCGTACTgtcactatgcttgatgggttgagcccccaggccggaaaaatctggaagaaagctaacctaaccttctcccttgatggcaagaaaatgaccaagaccttcctcatatgcaatacagggtctcatgccgCCATCCTGgggttgaaatggttggatgcacataacccagagattgattggaatgcgcaaaccctctcctttccccatacaccaccagaacacgtggtcattgccaaggaagaagaagctgatcaaaaaccccttgaaggagtacccctgGAATACCACCagtacgccaaggtatttggggaggaagaattcaacaagcttcccccacaccggcattatgacattgggattgaactcacggaggaaggccccctcaactTGCCTCTCTATAGTATGACCAATGCTGAGTCCGCTacgctcaaggactggcttagGGACGAACTCAAGGCGGGCAAAATACGCCCTAGCAAgtcttccatcagttcccccgtgatgtttgttccaaaaaaGGACGGTTCCCGttgcttggttgttgactaccgccgcttgaataaccggaccaagaagaacgtttacccgtTACCCCGCCCcaacaacctcatggcccagctccgtggcgccaaggtcttcaccaagttggatctaagatggggttacaacaacgtccgcGTTAAAgagggtgacaaatggaaaacagcgttccaaaccaagtacggcctctacaagtccctggtcatgacctttggcctgacaaatgcccctgccgcctttcagcatttcatgaacaaactattcaaggacttactggacgtatgcgtcatcatctaccttgatgacatcctaatttactccaaggatgacgcatcccacgCAAAGCATGTCCACAAGGTCCTAAAGCGGTTAATGGATAACCAGttattctgcaaggcatcaaaaTGCACCTTTCACGTCACCTCTGTAGAATATCTAGGGATTATTGTCTCCAATAAGGgatttagtctggataaactcaaaatccaggcagttcaagaatggcccacgcccaccaaggttaaggaagtacaatccttccttggatttgccaacttcctccgtcaatttgttgccaactttagtcacatggccaggccaCTACACAAtctggtcaagaaggatacggTATGGAactggggccccaaggaacaggaagctttCCAGAACTTAAAGGATTCAATCACAAATGCACCCGTACTTTGCCACGCAGATCCCACCAAACCCTATTTCCTGGAAACGGACGCATCCGGCGCAGCTTTGGGATCCATACTTAGTCAACGTCAAGGAGATGGCCGGTTACACCcactgggtttcctttcAGAGTCATTTAAGGGAGCAGAACAGAATTATGATACGCACAACAAGGAATTACTtgcaatcatccgctcctttgaatactggcgcatcttcttggaagggaCAGTTCACCCAATCACGGTCTTTACGGATCACCGGAACctagaatactggaaggagtcaagGACCTTTAACCAACGTCACGCACGGTGGCACCTGCTATTAGCAggatacaacttccaaatcgtGTATTGCCCTGGTAAACAGTCCggaaaaccagacgccctgtcCCGCCAATCCAATCATGCCGATGTTCCCCCTGCCAACCAGACCATGCTACCAGACCCTGTTTTTGCCAACATAGCCGTAGTAACGCCCGAGAAAGAGATCCAGCGCCTGATTGGAGCCGccctagaccaagacgaatccctggaggaaatattacaattcctccaaaacaagtccaaggcacccccatccatcaaacgcgcattcaaggattaccaGATGGAGGCAGGACTTCTTTTCTACCAGGGACaaattgtggtaccagacGTTGGGACTTTGAGAACGGACCTTCTCCAGAttttccatgacagccccttggcaggccACCCGGGAAGACAACGGACACTAGAACTACTATCCTgtaattactactggccaggcatCCGTGCGgacacctactggcatgtggattcctgtgaaacctgccaaCAAATAAGGAAACCAAAGTACACCTCCATTCCTCCGCAGCCGCTTGAACTCCCAACTAGACCATGGCAACACgtctcctatgacatgatcgTAGACTTACCAAGGGACGGGAACCACGactcaatcctggtcatagtagacagcttcaccaaatatgggatctttgtcaaatgttccaagaagctaaAGGCACCCAAGCTAGCGGAGttgttcctggaacacgtatggaaacgccaCGGCATGCCGGAGAAGACTATATCCAACAGAGggagggtcttcaacaataTATTCCTACGggccctgtacaaacgccttggcattgacccacacttctcattggcataccacccccagagcgacggacaaacagaacaagtcaACCCTTCTAtcaaacacttcctcagggcttattcaggggtcaatcaacgggactggGCTAAATGGCTCCCCATGGCGGAGTTTGTCTATAACAAcgccgtacatagcagcacgggcAAAACTCCCTTCAAGGCCTTATATGGTTGGGAACCCACCCTGACACCTTCCAACGTACCAAcggacgtcccagaagcagacgaTCTGGCCCAGAccatggaagcacaatggaacAAAGTAGAGTCTGCTctccggcaatctaagcaacaGATGACAGCTGGGGAAGACAGGAGTCCAACGGAGTTTGAAATCGGAGAAGAAGTATGGCTTGACGCCAAAAATGTCAACCTGAAGACCCTAAGCCCCAAACTAACAGAACAGCgcttagggccattcaaagtcaccaagaaaatctccaatcGCGCGTACAGACTTGAACTTCCACCAACAATGCGCATTCATAACGTATTTTACGTGGGTCTACTGTCAAAAgttaaaagggacaaaacGCGCGCCTTTGAAAATCGTCCACCGCCAGTCACAGTagacggagaagaggaatacgaggTGGAAGGAATAACCAATGCAGAAGAACGcaacggaaaatggtttttccgggtaaaatggaagggttacggcTCCGAAGAGAACACGTGGGAGCCCAGGGAGAACCTAAAAAACGCAGAAAAAATTTTGGAGAAGTACGAGAAGgacatgagaaagaaggcccttggcgccgccaaggcccttagagggggggcagtgtcgtag
- a CDS encoding Retrotransposon-derived protein PEG10, translating into MTRRLGHLHWEVSRLIATRERRPTTLLELQNAALVIDNALREERTSHPPKGNKSGSSSTPNRGTSTSQQATRPGRLSSNPNFVSEEEQNRRQAEGLCIKCGKSGHKFAECRTGWKATPKEEGVKKEAAKIGKESGPKSGKD; encoded by the exons atgacac gacgtctaggacacctccactgggaggtcagccgcctcattgccacCCGAGAGCGGCGCCCTACAacactccttgagctgcagaatgcggctctggtcattgataacgccctccgtgaAGAACGtaccagccacccgcctaagggtaataagtctggaagctcttccacccccaatagggggacaagtaccagccaacaggccacaagaccagggcgcctctccagcAACCCCAATTTTGTCTCtgaggaggaacaaaaccgccgccaggctgaaggcctatgcatcaagtgcggcaaatcagggcacaagtttgcggaatgccgcactggctggaaagccacgcctaaggaggaaggcgtcaagaaagaagccgccaagattggcaaagagtctggacccaaatcaggaaaagactaa
- a CDS encoding Retrotransposable element Tf2 protein has translation MLDGLSPQAGKIWKKANLTFSFNGKRMTKTFLVCNTGSHAAILGLKWLDAHNPEIDWNQRTLSFPHAPPEHVAIAEEEEADQNPLEGVPSKYHQYAKVFGEEEFNKLPPHRHYDIGIELTEEGPLNSLLYSMTNAKSATLKDWLRDELKAGKIRPSKSSISSPVMFVPKKDGSRRLVVDYCRLNNRTKKNVYPLPRPDNLMSQLHGAKVFTKLDLRWGYNNVRVKEGDEWKTAFQTKYGLYKSLVMTFGLTNAPAAFQHFMNKLFKDLLDVCVIIYLDDILIYSKDDASHTQHVHEVLRRLMENQLFCKASKCTFHITSVEYLGIIVSDKGFSLDRLKIQAVQDWPVPTKVKEVQLFLGFANFLCRFVANFSHMARPLHNLVKKDTPWKWDTREQEAFQGLKDAITSAPVLCHADPSKPYFLETDASGAALGSILSQRQEDSRLHPLGFLLESFKGAKQNYDMHDKELLAIICSFKYWRIFLEGTPHPITVFTDHRNLEYWKESWTFNQRHAQWHLLLAGYNFQIVYHPGKQSGKPDALSRRADHADIPPADQTMLPDPVFANVALVTPEKELQRQIKASLDQDESLEEILQFLQNESKAPPSIKRAFKDYEMEAGLLFYQGRIVVPDVGTLRTDLLRIFHNSPLAGHPGRQRTLELVSRTYYWPGIRANTYWHVDSCEICQRIQKPKYASIPPQPLELPSRLWQHVSYNMIVDLPKDRNSDSILVIVDSFTKYVILVECSKKLKAPELADLFLRHIWKRYGMPEKTISDRGRVFNNKFLKALYQRLGIDPHFSLAYHPQSDGQTERVNPTVKHFLQAYSGVNQKDWVKWLPMAEFAYNNAVHSSTCHDPCLCWHVS, from the coding sequence atgcttgatgggttgagcccccaggctggcaaaatttggaagaaggctaacctaaccttctccttcaatggcaaacgtatgaccaagaccttcttggtctgtaacacagggtcccacgccgccatcttgggattgaaatggttagatgcccataacccagagattgattggaatcaacgcaccctctcctttccccatgcaccaccagaacatgtagccattgctgaggaggaggaagctgatcaaaacccccttgaaggagttccttccaaataccatcaatacgccaaggtatttggagaggaggaattcaacaagcttcccccgcaccggcattatgacattgggattgaactaacagaagaaggccccttgaactctctGCTATATAGCATGACCaacgccaaatccgccacgctcaaagattggctcagggatgaactcaaggcaggcaagatccgccccagtaaatcttctatcagctcccctgtaatgtttgtacccaaaaaggatgggtCCCGCCGTctggttgttgattattGCCGCCTTAACAACCGTACCAaaaagaacgtctacccgctCCCTCGtccagacaacctcatgTCCCAGCTCCacggcgccaaggtctttactaaGCTGGACTTAcgttggggttacaacaacgtacgggtaaaagaaggtgacgaatggaaaaccgcatTCCAAACAAAGTACGGcctctacaaatccctggttatgaccttCGGCTTAACAAACGCACCTGCCGCCtttcagcatttcatgaacaagctattcaaggatttactggatgtatgtgtcattatctaccttgatgatatcctgatatactctaaggatgacgcatcgcatacacaacacgttcatgaggttCTGAGGCGACTGATGGAAaatcaactgttctgcaaggcatccaagtgcaCATTCCAcatcacctctgtggaatacctagggatcattgtctcagataagggttttagcctggataggctcaaaatccaggcggtacaagaCTGGCCGGTACCTActaaggttaaagaagtccaattgtttctgggatttgccaacttcctttgtcgttttgttgccaactttagccacatggctaggccattACATAACCTAGTCAAAAAGGACACGccgtggaaatgggacaccagggaacaagaagccttccaagggttaaaggatgccatcaccaGCGCCCCGGTCCTTTGCCACGCTGATCCATCCAAACCTTATttcttggaaacagacgcctcTGGTGCAGCCTTGggatccatactcagccaacgccaagaagaCAGCCGCCTGCACCCATTAGGTTTCTTATTGGAGTCATTCAAGGGGGCCAAGCAAAACTATGACATGCACGACAAGGAGCTTCTAGCCATCATCTGCTCCTTCaagtactggcgcatcttcttggaaggaacaccACACCCAATCACTGTGTTCACGGACCATCgtaacctggaatattggaaagaatcctggacattcaaccaacgccatgcacaatggcatttACTACTTGCCGGATACAATTTCCAGATAGTCTACcacccagggaaacagtcaggaaaacctGATGCCCTCTCACGACGTGCTGATCATGCTGACATCCCACCTGCGgatcaaaccatgctcccagaccccgtatttgccaacgttgcccTAGTAACTCCTGAAAAAgagctacaacgccagatcaaGGCTTCTCTAGACCAGGAtgaatccttggaagagatCTTGCAGTTCCTACAAaatgagtccaaggcaccaccctccattaaacgcgcattcaaggattatgaaatggaggctggCCTATTGTTTTACCAAGGACGGATTGTAGTACCAGATGTAGGAACCTTAAGGACAGATTTGCTCAGGATCTTCCACAATAGCCCATTGGCGGGTCATCCAGGCAGACAAAGGACTCTAGAGTTAGTATCCAGGacttactactggcccggcaTCCGTGccaacacatactggcacgttgaCTCATGTGAAATCTGCCAACGGATTcagaaacccaagtacgcgtcgatcccacctcagcctctggaactcccatcacgcttgtggcaacatgtgtcatacaacatgatagtagacctgcccaAAGACAGAAATAGTGATtctatcctggtcattgtggatagttttACCAAGTACGTGATCCTAGTAGagtgttccaagaagctcaaggccccggAGTTAGCGGACCTATTCCTACGCCATATATGGAAACGctacggcatgcctgagaagacaaTATCAGACCGCGGACGGGTttttaataacaaattcctgaaggccctgtaccaacgcctgggaatagacccccacttctctttggcCTATCATCCCCAAAGCGACGGGCAAACAGAACGTGTGAACCCCACGGTCAAACACTTTTTACAGGCCtactcaggggtaaaccagaaagactgggttaagtggttaccaatggcggaatttgcctacaataACGCGGTACACAGCTCAacatgtcatgacccatgcctttgctggcatgtctcctga
- a CDS encoding Retrotransposable element Tf2 protein, producing the protein MGYDTTGKSPFKALYSWEPSLTPSNVPTDVPEADNLATQMEAQWREIEAALRQSKTRMVAREVGEPLEFEIGEEAWLDAKNVKLKTLSPKLTKQRLGPFKVTKKISNRAYRLELPPTMRIHNVFYVGLLSKVKRDKKRNFKNWPPPVTVDGEEEYKVEGITDMEERNGKWFFRVKWKGYGSEENTWEPRENLKNAEKILEKFEKEMKKKALGAAKALRGGAVS; encoded by the coding sequence atgggttatgacacaacaggcaaatccccctttaaggcactatacagctgggaaccttccttgactccaagtaacgttccaacagacgtccctgaggcagacaATCTAGCAACCCAgatggaggcacaatggcgggaaatagaggcagcactccggcaatcaaagacacgcatggtgGCCAGAGAAGTAGGAGAACCACTTGAGTttgaaattggggaagaagcctggctagacgccaaaaacgtgaagctaaagaccctTAGTCCAAAGCTAAccaaacaacgcctaggccccttcaaagtaaccaagaaaatctccaacagagcataccgcctagaacttcCGCCcacaatgagaatccacaatgtttTCTACGTGGGTCTTCTGTcaaaggtcaaaagggataaAAAGCGCAACTTCAAGAACTGGCCACCAcctgtcaccgtggatggagaagaagaatacaaggttgaagggatcacagacatggaagaaagaaacgggaagtggtttttcagggtaaaatggaaaggctacggatcagaggagaatacctgggaaccaagggagaacctcaaaaacgccgaaaaaatcctagaaaaatttgaaaaagaaatgaaaaagaaggcccttggcgctgccaaggcccttagagggggggcagtgtcgtag